In Rhinolophus ferrumequinum isolate MPI-CBG mRhiFer1 chromosome 3, mRhiFer1_v1.p, whole genome shotgun sequence, the DNA window tgcaagAGAAACTTAATTCACAACACTAAACATACCTTTAACATGATGAACCAAGGAGacaatgtgttgaataaatgactctGAAGTGCTTTTGCTGGCCTGTGGCAACTTAATGTGGTCAAAGATGGATCGGAATTCTTGCTCCTTCTTGACAGAATGGACAAGTGTACTAGCTAGTAGCCTGTCTTTAGTCAAGGAAGCAGGTCTGGAACATATCggtacaaacacacatacaaacaaaatataCCATTGGTTTGAATACGAAAATTGGAAGTATGttcaaaaaataacaattaactGGATTACTAACCACCCACAGATTATTTACTGGGCATCACTGTGAAATTACCTGTTAGAATCATCAAGAGGAACAGGTGCCATTTTGAGTTTGACTTCAGGACGATGAGAATCACTGGCTATCATTTTGATCCTAAGTGGGCTCTCCTCTCTGAAGGTGGTCTTTTCTCGTGCATCCAGATTCTTGTGTAGAGGGGGACTGTAATCAAAGAGGTCTTTGAGCTTTTCAGACTTTACCTGCTCAGGTGACTGAGTTTCTTTCTTTACTGTTATTCTCTCAGAATTTTTGTCGTCTTCCTTGTGCTTATCTTTTGTAGCGCTAGGCCTTTCCACTACATATCCAGTCTCtttcagtttataatttttttcttctctaaatccATCACTTTCTCTATTGCTTTTCAGTGAAACTTTGGACTTGTACTTGGGTCCTTCCTCCTCAGTATTCCGGTGAGATGTAGTAGCAAAACTTTTACCCTGATCTGCAAGGACCGACTTCCTGAACTGTCTATAATCCTCTGTCTCCTCTGTGTCATCCCCTTCTGAAtcattaaacttttgttttccagaCTCTTTATCACTAAAGTAATCTAGAGCTTCCTGATCATCCCattctccctctgccctgccttTCTCGGATCCTTTCTCCTTTGGAGTCTCTTTATCCCTGGTATTACCCCTATCAAGCAGGAATACTCTAGACTCTTCATCTGTGAACCTGTGAATAAGCAAAGAAGAGGATGGTAACTTTGGATTGCATTCATTGTGGGTAACTTGCATACTTAAATGTGTTGCCCAATACCACAGGACCAgtagtaagaggaaaaaaaaaataccaaaaagtgCTTTTCCagattctacttttaaaaatatgaaaggcaTCTGCACAGCACTTATGtactgagtttttaaatatatttatgtattagacttcctaaaatttaaaaagcaaagccaTTCTCAAAAACCTGTTCTATTAAGTCACAGTCCACAATTCTGCACTAACAAATCCAAATTTCCAGAGAGTCTATAACATACAATACAGTTTGACTTTAATTTTTGAGGCTAAGAATCACTAGTAAACAATATActtatctattacaattccacttACGATTATATACAAATTTTCAGACTATTTCACTTACTTATCCATTAATATAAATAGGAGTTTTGAATCACAATAATCCACATATACTTTGCCATAGAAAATGATGATTTCTGGCATTAAGTAGAAACTATCAGTTCAGTAAGAAAATTGATTCTAGATTGTACAGCACTGTACCATAAATAGCATGCTTGCTCTATCTTCTCACTTTTAAGTCAATCACCCTACATTAGAACCAGTTTTCATTAAGCTTTTTTAGCAACActtgaaattagaatttaaacAAAGTATCTGTTTAAAATGTCACTAAGAAATACCAGTATCTCTTCTATCATAAGGCAGATTTATTAAAAATTGGCAGCTGGATTGTTTAAAATACCACACAAAAACACAGACTAGAACTACATTATTTACATGAGTCACATTATAATGGTGAAAACAATAAGCTTTCAATGCTCTAACACAAAATTaatctctaaaatattatttttataacattttagtCATCAGTTAGTTATGCTTTATGCTACTAATTTTTCTCAGTTTACATTCTTCTGAACTGACAATGGATAAAAGGAATATAAATCAGTTtctattaaaacacttaatttcCAAAGTTAACGATATGAGTAATAACAATGTGGAATTAACTTATAAAGAAATCATGAGTAAAAACAGCTAAATACATACATCACAATGCAATTTTAAGTCTTGTAAATCCAAACAGAATTCAAAGAATTAAAGTATTAATGTTATAATCTAAATTCTCTATTTTGGTTCTTACCTTTTAAGGAATTTTCCCGCCTTTGCAGTTTCCTGATCTCCACCATCAGGATAAAACGAGGAACGTCCCCTAGACTCATCTCTTGGAGCATTCTGTGGTGTGATTGTCTTTGCAGGGCTTCTTCGTGAAGGGATGTGATGAATTGGACTATTCTGAGAAGGACTATACCGACTAGATCCATTTCCAACAGAACCAGACCCAGACCTTTCAGGACTATGCTGAATGGAATGTGAATGCTGAGAGGGGGTGTTTTTTGCAGAGTGGACTGTGCTGAGCATAGGGGCATCAGAGCAAGATGAACTCTGACTAGGTGGTGTAGCAATCGGTGAAGGACTATGGGGTGATCTGGGACTATTATCATAAGCTGAAAGACCAGGCCAAATATCACCCGATGTAGCTGATGATTTATTAAACTCATCAATGGATTCAGATGGGTCATGTTCAAATGTATCTTTCGGTTCttcctgtgatttatttttcaaaggactCTCTTCTTGGGGCTCCCCTTCagattttttggtttgtttttcctgagaCCCTCGTCTTTTAGAGACAGGAGATTTGCTATAGGGGGATGAAGAACGAGAAGAGGATGATCTTGGAGACCTAGAGGATCTATATGACCGGCGAGATCTGCTTCGGGATCTTTGAGAAGAAACGGATCTTCTTTTTGGACTCCTGGAACGTGAACGACCTCGTCTAGGGCTCCTAGAGTGTCTTCTATTCCATACAGGTCTATAGCCACCTCGATGATATCTACCTCCTCCACCTTGGTAATACCCTCTACCCCTTCCTCTGTACCCATAAGGTCGTCTCATTCCTCTATTATTTCTGTAATCTCGCCGATAATCTCTAGAATAAATACGATCTCTACTACGAGATCTTGAATACGTCCTGGAACGAGACCTagaactaaaaatgaaataaatatcaatgcaaataaatatcaaataaaaaatgaagtattcCATCCTACAATTCTAAACACTTCTGGTTGAACATAACATGTAAATCAATTGTCAAAgctaaaaatgtacataaaaaaacCTCATGTGTACAAAAGTAAAAGTTTACTGTTTTCACTGAAGAAAGTCTCATTTCTAAGGTAAATATTGAGAATAAATGAAAGGCCTTAGGAATGAATGAAGGCACAGAAAACGGGAAAAAAGACATATCCAACAGAACACACTAACAAATTATACTAAACTTATGCAAGCACCTAAAGTGATAGtgcaaaagtatttttaactgCACAAATActcatcagtgaaataatattgGCCAAATGAATATATAATGCAGTTAGGCctagaaaaacaatacagaaaaaaaacataaactagTATTAATTCTTAATGACATTATGgtcacttttattttcaacctgTAGTTTCTATCTTCTATGCTAAGTATGTATTACTATTCAAAGAAAGACAACAAGAGttaatcatttttaacaaaagaaaaacttaagaaaacCTTAATCAGAAAATAATAGGAAACTATGAATATACAAAGGTTGTTCACTGCCAATTAATTCTTGTTATCCAATTCCTCTCTTAACATTacagataaatacaaaaaaatccacCACATAGTACACAGTACAGTAAGAATCTGAGATCTACAGTCAGACTAGCTGGATTCTAATCTAAGCTCTGCAGTTTCTAGCTTACAACTTAGATAATTCTCACTTTCTCCAACTctaaaataaggataacaatAGATCCATCTGACAGGgttctttaagaataaaatatattaacttcAGATATAATAAGCACTCCATAATTAGCTGATatgattatcatttaaaaaaattaaaaccatgataaTTCACCTGTATCTCTTCTTTCTAGAATGTGACCTTGATCTTGATCGAGAACTAGACTGTGATCTAGACTTTGATCTTGAAGAGTGTGATCTAGAATTGGAGCGAcccatttcttttctcctagtcaaatgaaagagcaaaaaagtttaaaaatcacaatacaaTTGAAAAAGTTTCACATTACGCAAATTTTCATATACAAAttgaattttccaaaacaaaagttTCTCAAAGGATAATATTCatcattcttttcaaatgagtACTAAGTCAGTCAATTATTCCAACTAAAACTATTTTTCACCTGCATGAAAGGTACTGTGTATACTGAAGACATAACAAGATTTCTATGGACTGCCCCACCTATGTGCCTCAATCCAAAAAGGCAGCAGCCACAGAAGCCAAAAAAGCAATGATACCAGACTACAGCAGTATGTTCGATGTTATTCCATACCCAATACAAATGCCTACCTCTCCTATAAAAACagttaaatatagaatattacagataaggaacctaaaacaaagaaaacataagtggcataatactaaagaaaaataacctaCCAGACTGTCATCACAAATGCTTTATGGCCTTGAAATGGGACTCAACTGACCACTCCAAGAACGCAATACTACTTGGAAAGGTGGGTAGTCTCCTAGTAGAATAAGGTCACTAAGTTTCTGAACAGCTGTGGCTCTGCTCTCAATAGTCATGAGTGCAGAATAAAAATGGACTAATGTgacaatgcctagtccaccctgtAGCTTTTGGgtaagatgaagaaaaaggataaaagatAAACTGGAGAGATTGCTGTAATAAAGAGATACTAGagcaacaagaaaaagagaattggGCACCAGTATTCTAACTTTTCTAAACACTATTTAGTATCTAATGCAATAATTAAACCTCATTGGATACAGAAATCAGTAACAGTACTAATTAACTTATAAGATCCACTCttcacaaaattatatatatcccAAGTTTATCTCctataattatttccaaatgtcACTTGTGACTCAAAATTAGTAATCACTTCTATAAAAGCAACTCACTAAATAGCCTACAATATATTCAAACCATTTCTCCtacaaccaaatattttttttaattttatctacttTACTCAGTATTATGAAATAGTATCTATAAGTACTAAGACGAACTGAATTATAGAAGAGATGATAATATCTGCATACTTCCTCaccaaaaaatacaaatgacagaTTCAAGTTTTCAGACAAACGTTTCAAAATAAAACGTAACTATCCTCAAATAGACAAATATCAGCTTTGTCTTCTCTCACTCTTAAAtctaagaaatacataaaaacagtATGTTCCTCAGAATTGCAGTGAGGACTAAATTAAGTTGACATATGTAATACACTTAATACAAGGGTTAGCATATAATAAGCTATCAACTTTAACTACCTTAACACCAACCTAAGGGGGGAAGAGACAAGTTGTGGAATGCCTCTTGCATACACAGGGAAGGTGAATTAAACAAGCAGGATTATTTTGCCTTGCTTTATTTTAAGTAGCTTTTTGTGTTCCGAGTCTTTAAATAGATGTGTTTATTGAAGGAGAAGCAAACACACAACTTAGAAGCAGGAGAGATTAAGAATCTTTTTCCTAAACCTAACTTTTAAAATCTGGCTTACTTCATACAAgccaccaaaacaaaaaacaaaaaatcttcagaccacattatttttaatcattcagTCGGAATCATGAGTTTAACAGAAGTCACATTTTCTCAAATAAGCCAACATTGAAAACTAGAAAACTGAAAGGTATTTACCTTGGGTTTTATGCAGGATCAAGCAGTCAAGTGAAGTCTTTGAGATACTGTAAAACTCTTCCTGGAGAGAATGTTCTGAAAAACTAAACTCTAAATTCAAAttcctggaaaaaacaaaaaatatgagtTTGACTTACGGTAAATTAAATATCTATTGTTTACAATGCTTTATACTCACCATTGCAATGAACTCTTAATAAAGGCACTAATGATTTCAGGGAAGGGGAAACTGATTTAGGAAATAAACTTTTAACCATAAAAGCTCAAAGAACTTAACTGTTGATTTTAATCAGAATGCAACAGTGCATCATGAAACTGAGGGCAGCTTTATGTCTGAATTTAAATACTTGAATTCCAATTTCAACAACGTGGACTTCTGTACAAAACATAGGCTATGCTGTCATCCTGtcagaaaattccaaaatggCTAACCTAATGCCATACTGGATATCAAAACATGGCCTACCTGTAATTAGTATTCATAACACTATAGTTTATAACTTatctaaaatatgattttaatgctttgctacttattttcttttggcCACTTCCTTTCATACAGATTAGTTtcataaaatggatttttttttacaaattatacaACAGCCATCACAGTAACTCTAAGCTTTGTGCCTAAAAGCATTTTGATATATGTACAGCAGACATTCCAATAAAAGAACAGCCACTAAATTAAATATCTATTGGAAGCCAATACTCTTCCTAATCTACTATTactattcaaataaatttaaattttgcaCAAAATATTAAGCAGTTATCAATACTGAAAAGTTAGCCTTGTAACATTCAGCGGTCATCAATTATGTGCAAAGGTAGTCAAAAAACATTAGGAGAGCAAAAACTGAAGACTACAAGATTGGATGCCTACACTCAAAAGAATTCATAAACCAgcctaaatgaaaaaatacatatatacactattATGAAAATCTGTGAATCTTACCAAATAATCCATCCAATTAAAAAAGgcagtaaaattagaaatacaaagtAGAAGAAATGATAAGATTAAACTGGTAAATCAAGAACAGTGTCCTCTAAAATACCCACGGCCCTACTGCCATGGGAAATTGAGAGTTGAGGTTCGAGGTAGGAAGGAAGAATAGGAACCTAGTAATTAAGAGAAACATACTaaacaaatagcaaaaacaaagGGCCATGGATCAGAAACAAAGGATTTCTAAAGTACATGCacgtttataattttaaaaatatcaaatcccCCAAGTGGGTAGAGAAAAACTAATTTTCTGAAGTGGCGTGTTGTTATGAACCTTTATTCTGACCTAAAAGTCCAGCACTACTGATGTTACTGCTGGAAGGGATACAAGGTTCATTTTAGCTAACACATCCCCTAAACAAGTCTAAAAGgctcattttaatttctatatatccAGACAACAACCAACTGCCAAATCTCTCTTTACTCCAAGTCATGATTTTTTGAAGTTCCAAGAAAATATACACTAGAAATAGCAAAGTGAGGAGGAGAGGGGCTGTAGGCTGTTAGACCAGTAGATAAATATTCTTGTtcacaatttataaatatattcaagtatCCATACTAACAACTCAACGATCATATGTAAGATATGACAcacaatatatgtaatatttaacatCTAATATAGGCAGTACAAAGACTAATCAACTCagctaaatttttttaatgaaagtctATGTAGAAAGAGCACTGTGCTGGGTATTATGGAGACATGACTATGTAAGAGACCTCTGCCCTCCAAAAACCAACTAGAGAGGAGAAGAAACCAATAAATCATAGCAAACTAAACATCTAAATATCAACCATGTGCCAATAACTGTGCTATGtgactttaaataaaatcaaataaaatcacCTCATTTAACTCTTATAATCTCAAGAGCTACATATAAACCTCATCTTTCAAATGAAGAGAACTCTAAGCTTTCAGAATTCCTTTGAATTAACAAGTGTCTATTACATACCAGGCACTATAGTTCCAGTGTTAGATATACAGCATTGTTTAAGTGAGACATTAAGTTGCCTACTCTCGTCTAGCTCATGTTCAAggagtggaagagagaaaaaaaaaaaaaaaaaaaacacaagggaTGTGTTAAGAAAAGGTAGACAGGAGGACAACTACGGTGGATCTTTGGGCTCTCTAAAAGGAGATAATATTTAAGCTCCAGACAGGAACACTGCAAAAACCCACAGAAAGAAGAGCTTTctacattctaggcagaggacaCAAAGTTAGCAAATTCAGGACAGAAAAACCAGTAAGGTTGAGGCATTGTGATCAAGGCGATAAGGCAGAAGAGGCAGGAATGACCCCCATCAAATAGCATCTAGTAAGTAGGCTAGAGCAAGGAGTCTAGATTTTATTCTGTCATGGAAAGGTCCTGGAAAGTTTAATCAGGGCAGAAGTCATACCATCTGACTTACATTTCTAAATGGCTGCTGTGTAAAGCATGGACAACATGGAGAGGAGAACACAGAGACAAATTAGAAGATTCAATATAATGGTTTGCCTGGAAAAGTTGGTAGtactaaagatggaaaaaaagcaaatccaGAATCTGGTTTGGAAGTACAGTCAACGGTACTTGCTCATAGGCAGTTGGGATGGTGcagatggagaaaataagaaaaaatcaacAGTGTCCCTAAATTCTAAGTTTTGGGCTCAAACATCTAGAAGCAGAAGTGCAGctagggggagaaaaaaatttgCCCCTTTAGACTGCCCTTGGTCACAGAGTGTAAATGGTTAATTCACAATTTAACCATCTCCTGATTCCACTCCTGTGCTGTCTCCAATACCCTGAAAGGTGCCTGATATCGCCATAACCTTTATGTAGAATTCAAAATGCCAAAGCACTCTTCCCTTCATTACAACCAAGATCCCTTAAAAACAGATTGTAAAAAGAGATAGAGAATAAATTGCTTCATGCATTTTTATCCAATGGACCACCAACCAGTGAAGAGCACAGAATGAATAAATcgggcttcattttttttttcaaataaagttctTAAATATCTTAACAGAGCCTATCTTTTATGGAATAATAATGGTCAGAAAACAGATGATGAAAAAAGCAAAGACAACTGGCCTCAACAAAATATGCAAGATGAAGCCCCCCAAAATGTATTCTTTAGGTTACCCTATCAACCTTGGGCCAAGACTTTATTTTAGCAGATTCAGGGAGTTCAGGCTccagatttttgtaaacaaatcACGGctatttacatctttaaaaattctaaaaataacatCCCATGACTATTACTCCACTAGACTAGGTTCCAAATCCTGCCTTGATCATTAACTAACCGCCCAACACTGGACAAGTTACCTTAATCTCTTTCAGTTTCAATTTCCACAGGTATAAAATAAAGCTAATAATGGTACTTCCAGGTTTAAGGTTAAATgaactgaattaatgaatgtaaACAGCTTAATGTTTGGCATATGGTATACACTCAAACATTAGCTGTCATTATTGGTAAACCTGGTCTGTAACAGTCTTTCCTGCAGATTATTAATTTTGCTTCAATTAATTCTTGTAAGGTTACTTGAATATTTTTGATACATCATTATTAGCATTACAAAATCTTTCAAGAAATGCTTAATGATTGgaattttgctttaaaacactccagaaaaaagtaagtaaattaaACTTAACAGATAAAAATGATCATTATTAAAACTAGACAACACAGGAGTTCACTATTCTACTTCTgtgcttgaaattttccataactaaaaagcttaaaaatgaCAGGTTTGGtcacctttttatttctttatccagCTTGTCgtcttgttttaaataaaaaggggGGTGAAGGGGgcacagaaatgagaaaaggaaaacctgaCTCTAGACCAGGTTGGGCCACTCCCTGGTTCATGTGGCCTTCAACAAATGTTCTACTTTTTTGTCTTCCACCTAATAAATGGAGTAATACTGGATCAAGTAAAATCAAAGTAtttgaaaactccaaaaaaattacataaatgtagGCTTGTTTTATCATTACCTTAATGTCTATTGATTAGGTTTTTCTTGTCCTGGGGATAgtcaaaatattaaatgcttaAGACTCTGAGGTAACACTGATGACCACTGTTTAAgaagtgaaaaatgaacaaattcataACCAACAAGTATAACCTAAGCACACTTACTACCCAGAGATATGTTGGACTTTTTGATTCTCCTATCTACTTCTTTGTTAATTAATAAATCACTGTAAATTACACAGCAGAATTCAGCTAATGTTCCACTAATGATTCTGAATGTACTTTCTGGAAAATCTGAATCCAAAGCTCTAGACAGAACTGAAAAGACTTTCTCTATTTCTGTAAATCTCCTCCTCACACAGCTAGCTGCCCTGGTAAGTTAGTTAATAAAAAACTGCGCCTACCAACTGGTAAGTTTTTACAGCTCTGTCTCCAAATCCTAAAATACTATTAATCTTCCGAATCAAGTATCAGATCTAGTTAAATCTCCTTTGCCACCATTTTAATTACCTGAATTAAGGGGAGTTTCAGTTCACCACAATGTAACAATGCACGTATGT includes these proteins:
- the BCLAF1 gene encoding bcl-2-associated transcription factor 1 isoform X1, which encodes MGRSNSRSHSSRSKSRSQSSSRSRSRSHSRKKRYSSRSRSRTYSRSRSRDRIYSRDYRRDYRNNRGMRRPYGYRGRGRGYYQGGGGRYHRGGYRPVWNRRHSRSPRRGRSRSRSPKRRSVSSQRSRSRSRRSYRSSRSPRSSSSRSSSPYSKSPVSKRRGSQEKQTKKSEGEPQEESPLKNKSQEEPKDTFEHDPSESIDEFNKSSATSGDIWPGLSAYDNSPRSPHSPSPIATPPSQSSSCSDAPMLSTVHSAKNTPSQHSHSIQHSPERSGSGSVGNGSSRYSPSQNSPIHHIPSRRSPAKTITPQNAPRDESRGRSSFYPDGGDQETAKAGKFLKRFTDEESRVFLLDRGNTRDKETPKEKGSEKGRAEGEWDDQEALDYFSDKESGKQKFNDSEGDDTEETEDYRQFRKSVLADQGKSFATTSHRNTEEEGPKYKSKVSLKSNRESDGFREEKNYKLKETGYVVERPSATKDKHKEDDKNSERITVKKETQSPEQVKSEKLKDLFDYSPPLHKNLDAREKTTFREESPLRIKMIASDSHRPEVKLKMAPVPLDDSNRPASLTKDRLLASTLVHSVKKEQEFRSIFDHIKLPQASKSTSESFIQHIVSLVHHVKEQYFKSAAVTLNERFTSYQKATEEHSTRQKSPEIHRRIDISPSALRKHTRLAGEERVFKEENQKGDKKLRCDTADLRHDIDRRRKERSKERGDSKGSRESSGSRKQEKTPKDYKEYKSYKDDSKHKSREQDHSRSSSSSASPSSPSSREEKESKKEREEEFKTHHEMKEYSGFAGVSRPRGTFFRIRGRGRARGVFAGTNTGPNNTNTTFQKRPKEEEWDPEYTPKSKKYFLHDDRDDGVDYWAKRGRGRGTFQRGRGRFNFKKSGSSPKWTHDKYQGDGIVEDEEETMENNEEKKDRRKEEKE
- the BCLAF1 gene encoding bcl-2-associated transcription factor 1 isoform X2; protein product: MGRSNSRSHSSRSKSRSQSSSRSRSRSHSRKKRYRSRSRTYSRSRSRDRIYSRDYRRDYRNNRGMRRPYGYRGRGRGYYQGGGGRYHRGGYRPVWNRRHSRSPRRGRSRSRSPKRRSVSSQRSRSRSRRSYRSSRSPRSSSSRSSSPYSKSPVSKRRGSQEKQTKKSEGEPQEESPLKNKSQEEPKDTFEHDPSESIDEFNKSSATSGDIWPGLSAYDNSPRSPHSPSPIATPPSQSSSCSDAPMLSTVHSAKNTPSQHSHSIQHSPERSGSGSVGNGSSRYSPSQNSPIHHIPSRRSPAKTITPQNAPRDESRGRSSFYPDGGDQETAKAGKFLKRFTDEESRVFLLDRGNTRDKETPKEKGSEKGRAEGEWDDQEALDYFSDKESGKQKFNDSEGDDTEETEDYRQFRKSVLADQGKSFATTSHRNTEEEGPKYKSKVSLKSNRESDGFREEKNYKLKETGYVVERPSATKDKHKEDDKNSERITVKKETQSPEQVKSEKLKDLFDYSPPLHKNLDAREKTTFREESPLRIKMIASDSHRPEVKLKMAPVPLDDSNRPASLTKDRLLASTLVHSVKKEQEFRSIFDHIKLPQASKSTSESFIQHIVSLVHHVKEQYFKSAAVTLNERFTSYQKATEEHSTRQKSPEIHRRIDISPSALRKHTRLAGEERVFKEENQKGDKKLRCDTADLRHDIDRRRKERSKERGDSKGSRESSGSRKQEKTPKDYKEYKSYKDDSKHKSREQDHSRSSSSSASPSSPSSREEKESKKEREEEFKTHHEMKEYSGFAGVSRPRGTFFRIRGRGRARGVFAGTNTGPNNTNTTFQKRPKEEEWDPEYTPKSKKYFLHDDRDDGVDYWAKRGRGRGTFQRGRGRFNFKKSGSSPKWTHDKYQGDGIVEDEEETMENNEEKKDRRKEEKE
- the BCLAF1 gene encoding bcl-2-associated transcription factor 1 isoform X4 produces the protein MGRSNSRSHSSRSKSRSQSSSRSRSRSHSRKKRYRSRSRTYSRSRSRDRIYSRDYRRDYRNNRGMRRPYGYRGRGRGYYQGGGGRYHRGGYRPVWNRRHSRSPRRGRSRSRSPKRRSVSSQRSRSRSRRSYRSSRSPRSSSSRSSSPYSKSPVSKRRGSQEKQTKKSEGEPQEESPLKNKSQEEPKDTFEHDPSESIDEFNKSSATSGDIWPGLSAYDNSPRSPHSPSPIATPPSQSSSCSDAPMLSTVHSAKNTPSQHSHSIQHSPERSGSGSVGNGSSRYSPSQNSPIHHIPSRRSPAKTITPQNAPRDESRGRSSFYPDGGDQETAKAGKFLKRFTDEESRVFLLDRGNTRDKETPKEKGSEKGRAEGEWDDQEALDYFSDKESGKQKFNDSEGDDTEETEDYRQFRKSVLADQGKSFATTSHRNTEEEGPKYKSKVSLKSNRESDGFREEKNYKLKETGYVVERPSATKDKHKEDDKNSERITVKKETQSPEQVKSEKLKDLFDYSPPLHKNLDAREKTTFREESPLRIKMIASDSHRPEVKLKMAPVPLDDSNRPASLTKDRLLASTLVHSVKKEQEFRSIFDHIKLPQASKSTSESFIQHIVSLVHHVKEQYFKSAAVTLNERFTSYQKATEEHSTRQKSPEIHRRIDISPSALRKHTRLAGEERVFKEENQKGDKKLRCDTADLRHDIDRRRKERSKERGDSKGSRESSGSRKQEKTPKDYKEYKSYKDDSKHKSREQDHSRSSSSSASPSSPSSREEKESKKEREEEFKTHHEMKEYSGFAGVSRPRGTFHDDRDDGVDYWAKRGRGRGTFQRGRGRFNFKKSGSSPKWTHDKYQGDGIVEDEEETMENNEEKKDRRKEEKE
- the BCLAF1 gene encoding bcl-2-associated transcription factor 1 isoform X3, whose product is MGRSNSRSHSSRSKSRSQSSSRSRSRSHSRKKRYSSRSRSRTYSRSRSRDRIYSRDYRRDYRNNRGMRRPYGYRGRGRGYYQGGGGRYHRGGYRPVWNRRHSRSPRRGRSRSRSPKRRSVSSQRSRSRSRRSYRSSRSPRSSSSRSSSPYSKSPVSKRRGSQEKQTKKSEGEPQEESPLKNKSQEEPKDTFEHDPSESIDEFNKSSATSGDIWPGLSAYDNSPRSPHSPSPIATPPSQSSSCSDAPMLSTVHSAKNTPSQHSHSIQHSPERSGSGSVGNGSSRYSPSQNSPIHHIPSRRSPAKTITPQNAPRDESRGRSSFYPDGGDQETAKAGKFLKRFTDEESRVFLLDRGNTRDKETPKEKGSEKGRAEGEWDDQEALDYFSDKESGKQKFNDSEGDDTEETEDYRQFRKSVLADQGKSFATTSHRNTEEEGPKYKSKVSLKSNRESDGFREEKNYKLKETGYVVERPSATKDKHKEDDKNSERITVKKETQSPEQVKSEKLKDLFDYSPPLHKNLDAREKTTFREESPLRIKMIASDSHRPEVKLKMAPVPLDDSNRPASLTKDRLLASTLVHSVKKEQEFRSIFDHIKLPQASKSTSESFIQHIVSLVHHVKEQYFKSAAVTLNERFTSYQKATEEHSTRQKSPEIHRRIDISPSALRKHTRLAGEERVFKEENQKGDKKLRCDTADLRHDIDRRRKERSKERGDSKGSRESSGSRKQEKTPKDYKEYKSYKDDSKHKSREQDHSRSSSSSASPSSPSSREEKESKKEREEEFKTHHEMKEYSGFAGVSRPRGTFHDDRDDGVDYWAKRGRGRGTFQRGRGRFNFKKSGSSPKWTHDKYQGDGIVEDEEETMENNEEKKDRRKEEKE